From the Excalfactoria chinensis isolate bCotChi1 chromosome 1, bCotChi1.hap2, whole genome shotgun sequence genome, one window contains:
- the TSKU gene encoding tsukushi encodes MQFLAWFNLLLLLPCFSTTKTCFPGCNCEVESFGLFDSFSLTKVDCSGIGSHIVPVPIPLDTSYLDLSSNKLETINESMLTGPGYTTLVSLDLSYNKIAKISSTTFSRLRYLESLDLSHNSLEVLPEDCFSSSPLGDIDLSNNKLLDIAVDIFASKGQGKPLNVDLSNNMLSKITRNHEKSIPNIQNLNLSGNRLMSVPNLQGIPLRYLNLDGNPLAKIEKGDFKGLKGLIHLSLSSLHDFRELSPYSFKELPALQVLDLSNNPNLRSLTAEVIFGLNSIQELNLSGTGVSSLPKTVLKYLPSLKSITLRKNIQCFKTIKEGQYHRQIGLTKKEVLSCHDSHGAVAAAPYVL; translated from the coding sequence ATGCAGTTCTTAGCCTGGTTCaacctgctgcttctccttccgTGTTTCAGTACCACCAAAACCTGTTTTCCTGGCTGCAACTGTGAAGTGGAAAGCTTTGGTCTCTTTGACAGCTTTAGCCTGACCAAGGTAGACTGCAGTGGAATAGGCTCACACATTGTTcctgtcccaatcccactggATACCTCCTACTTGGATTTGTCCTCAAACAAACTGGAAACAATCAATGAATCAATGTTAACTGGGCCTGGATACACCACCCTGGTGAGCCTTGACCTGAGCTACAATAAAATTGCCAAGATCTCCTCCACAACCTTCTCCAGGCTTCGCTACCTGGAGTCTTTGGATCTGAGTCATAACTCTCTGGAAGTCCTTCCAGAGGACTGCTTCTCCAGTTCTCCTTTGGGTGACATAGATTTGAGCAATAACAAGCTTTTGGATATAGCAGTGGACATTTTTGCTTCAAAGGGTCAAGGAAAACCCTTGAATGTGGATCTATCCAATAACATGCTCAGCAAAATTACAAGGAACCATGAAAAGAGCATCCCAAACATCCAGAACTTAAATCTTTCTGGAAACAGGCTCATGTCTGTGCCAAACCTCCAAGGCATTCCTCTTCGATACTTAAATCTCGATGGCAACCCGCTGGCCAAGATTGAGAAAGGAGACTTCAAGGGGCTGAAAGGTTTGATTCATTTATCTCTCAGCAGCCTCCATGACTTTAGAGAGTTATCTCCTTACAGTTTCAAGGAATTACCAGCCCTCCAAGTTCTGGATTTATCCAACAACCCCAACCTAAGGTCATTGACTGCTGAAGTTATCTTTGGCCTGAACTCTATACAAGAGCTCAACCTCTCTGGGACCGGCGTGTCCTCCTTGCCAAAGACTGTGCTGAAATACCTACCTTCTCTCAAAAGCATCACCTTGAGGAAGAACATACAGTGTTTTAAGACCATCAAAGAAGGACAGTACCACCGACAAATCGGGCTGACCAAAAAAGAGGTCCTCAGCTGTCACGACAGCCATGGGGCCGTAGCAGCAGCGCCTTATGTTTTGTGA